The following proteins come from a genomic window of Metarhizium brunneum chromosome 2, complete sequence:
- the lcb1 gene encoding Serine palmitoyltransferase 1, translating into MEIEALHNQLSRVLQQTTSAFQKVPGSAVLVRYIRSSYQNDPVRSAIELVLILFFIRYLLSPSYSTHKQNFVKLREDEIDELIDDWAPEPLVAEQTVLEEAESDKLPIIVGPTGPKVKLLNGRTVTNLASYNFYNFNANEQIKEKAIQTLRTYGVGPCGPPQFYGTQDVHVKAEADIANYLGTEGCIVYAQSFSTVSSVIPAFCKRGDVIIADEAVNYSIRKGLQASRSNIKWFKHGQMDDLERVMKAVALEQAKGKRLTRRFIVTEGLFETCGDVTDLPSLVELKERYKFRIILDETWSFGVLGRTGRGLTESQNVDPQQVDMIVGSLSGPLCAGGGFCAGAKDVVEHQRITSSAYTYSAALPAMLAMTASETVNLLQSNPDILSQCRENIKVMKLQLDPRSDWVVCTSALENPIMLLVLKPEVIKAKRLSIEDQERIFLECADECLTNGVLVARLKTRPYAHAIKARDSSWVAQPALKICITSALSKKDIEKSGATIRHAITKIMTRKISGKTG; encoded by the exons ATGGAAATCGAAGCATTGCACAACCAGCTCAGCCGTGTGCTGCAGCAGACGACTTCAGCATTCCAAAAAGTGCCCGGCTCCGCTGTCCTTGTTCGGTACATTCGGTCAAGCTACCAGAATGACCCCGTGCGGTCCGCCATTGAACTGGTACTGATTCTATTCTTCATTCGCTATCTGCTGTCGCCGTCGTATTCGACCCATAAGCAAAATTTTGTCAAGCTCAGAGAAGAT GAGATTGATGAATTGATTGATGATTGGGCCCCGGAGCCACTTGTTGCCGAGCAGACAGTACTCGAAGAGGCCGAGAGCGACAAGCTCCCTATAATCGTTGG TCCGACAGGCCCAAAAGTCAAACTGTTAAACGGTCGAACGGTTACGAATCTAGCATCGTACAACTTTTACAACTTCAACGCAAATGAACAAATCAAGGAAAAGGCCATCCAGACCCTGCGAACTTACGGTGTCGGGCCTTGTGGCCCTCCGCAGTTCTATGGCACTCAGGATGTTCatgtcaaggccgaggctgaTATTGCAAACTACCTTGGTACTGAAGGCTGCATTGTTTATGCACAATCGTTCTCTACTGTGTCGAGTGTCATCCCCGCCTTTTGCAAACGTGGCGACGTTATAATTGCCGATGAAGCCGTGAATTATTCGATTCGAAAAGGACTACAGGCTTCCCGAAGTAACATAAAATGGTTCAAGCACGGTCAGATGGATGACTTAGAGCGGGTTATGAAAGCGGTCGCTCTCGAGCAGGCGAAGGGAAAGAGGCTTACGCGGCGATTTATTGTCACAGAAGGCCTTTTCGAGACGTGTGGAGATGTAACAGATCTTCCGAGTCTTGTGGAACTAAAAGAGAGATACAAATTTCGCATCATCCTTGATGAAACCTGGTCCTTTGGAGTCCTCGGGCGAACGGGCCGTGGCCTGACCGAATCCCAGAATGTCGACCCGCAACAGGTTGATATGATTGTTGGCTCTCTCTCTGGACCTTTGTGTGCTGGCGGCGGGTTCTGTGCTGGGGCCAAAGACGTTGTCGAACACCAGCGCATTACATCTTCCGCTTACACCTACTCGGCTGCCTTGCCAGCCATGCTAGCTATGACAGCGAGCGAGACGGTCAACCTTCTTCAATCTAATCCGGATATCCTCAGCCAATGTCGGGAGAATATCAAGGTCATGAAGTTGCAGTTAGACCCGCGCAGCGACTGGGTTGTCTGCACTAGTGCATTGGAAAATCCAATCATGTTACTCGTGCTGAAGCCAGAAGTTATCAAGGCCAAAAGGCTGAGTATTGAAGATCAAGAACGGATCTTCCTAGAATGTGCTGACGAG TGCTTAACCAACGGAGTTCTTGTTGCCAGGCTAAAGACAAGGCCGTACGCGCATGCTATTAAAGCTCGAGACAGCTCGTGGGTTGCGCAACCTGCCTTGAAGATTTGCATCACGTCGGCACTTTCCAAGAAGGACATCGAAAAGTCGGGCGCAACGATACGACATGCCATCACCAAAATCATGACACGCAAGATAAGCGGCAAGACTGGCTAA